A genomic stretch from Barnesiella intestinihominis YIT 11860 includes:
- a CDS encoding linear amide C-N hydrolase: MKKSMTGAFLALAAVSTGNIEPMEACTRAVYIGPEQMVITGRTMDWKEDIMSNIYVFPRGMKRAGYNKGETVNWTSKYGSVIATGYDIGTCDGINEKGLVASLLFLPESVYSLPGDTRPVMGISIWTQYVLDNFATVHEAVEELKKETFRIDAPRMPNNGPESTLHLAITDETGNTAILEYLDGKLNIHEGKEYRVMTNSPRYEEQLAINRYWEEIGGLVMLPGTNRASDRFVRASFYIKAIPQTSDAKIAVPSVLSVMRNVSVPLGINTPDKPHISSTRWRSISDQKNKVYYFESTLTPNLFWLDLKKIDFSPSAKVKKLPLSNGEIYADDAIKDLRDSKPFDFLFQTPVM, from the coding sequence ATGAAAAAAAGTATGACAGGAGCATTTTTAGCGTTGGCAGCCGTTTCAACCGGGAACATAGAGCCTATGGAAGCCTGTACACGCGCCGTGTATATCGGCCCCGAACAAATGGTAATAACAGGCCGTACGATGGACTGGAAAGAAGACATTATGTCGAACATCTACGTCTTTCCTCGTGGAATGAAACGAGCCGGATACAACAAGGGCGAAACCGTGAATTGGACCTCTAAATACGGAAGTGTAATTGCGACAGGATACGATATAGGAACCTGTGACGGAATAAACGAAAAAGGATTGGTGGCAAGCCTGCTATTTTTACCCGAGTCCGTCTATTCACTGCCGGGCGATACCCGTCCGGTAATGGGAATCAGCATATGGACCCAATATGTACTCGACAATTTTGCAACTGTGCACGAAGCTGTCGAAGAATTGAAAAAAGAAACCTTCCGCATAGACGCTCCACGCATGCCGAACAATGGACCCGAATCTACCCTGCACTTAGCAATTACCGACGAAACCGGGAATACGGCAATCTTGGAATATCTCGACGGGAAACTGAATATCCACGAAGGAAAAGAATATAGAGTGATGACAAACTCACCTCGGTATGAAGAACAATTAGCCATTAACCGCTATTGGGAAGAAATCGGAGGACTGGTAATGTTACCGGGAACAAACCGGGCGAGCGACCGTTTTGTACGAGCTTCTTTCTACATAAAAGCAATCCCCCAAACCTCCGATGCCAAAATCGCAGTACCCAGTGTATTGAGTGTCATGCGCAATGTATCGGTTCCCTTAGGTATAAATACACCCGACAAACCGCACATCTCCTCTACCCGTTGGAGGTCAATCTCCGATCAAAAGAACAAAGTATATTACTTCGAATCGACACTCACCCCCAATTTATTTTGGCTCGACTTGAAGAAAATAGATTTCAGTCCGTCGGCAAAAGTGAAAAAACTCCCGCTATCGAACGGAGAAATTTATGCAGACGATGCTATAAAAGATTTACGAGACAGCAAACCTTTCGATTTTCTGTTTCAAACCCCGGTGATGTAA
- a CDS encoding type III pantothenate kinase translates to MNLIIDQGNSITKMALFRAGRLQNVYFYPKWDSTTVIDFLDAHEVDAAIFSTVTEYDPQAIAILQQRLPYFLKFDHSSELPIKIGYATPETLGLDRIAAVVGAAMQCPDKAVLIVDAGTCVTYDLLTADGTFAGGNIAPGIRLRLRAMHEHTGKLPLIDDAGETPEIGFSTETAMRAGAVLGVAYEIEGYIARLNKVYPDLFVFLTGGDALKLAAKIKSRIFVDENLVLTGLNRILQENAKI, encoded by the coding sequence GTGAATCTTATCATCGATCAAGGAAACTCGATAACCAAAATGGCACTCTTTCGGGCAGGACGATTGCAAAATGTCTATTTCTACCCGAAATGGGACTCAACGACCGTTATCGACTTCTTGGATGCTCACGAAGTCGATGCCGCCATATTCTCGACAGTGACCGAGTACGATCCCCAAGCCATAGCGATACTGCAACAGCGACTACCCTACTTTTTAAAATTCGACCATTCATCGGAACTCCCCATTAAAATAGGATATGCCACCCCCGAAACATTAGGTCTGGACAGAATCGCCGCAGTAGTGGGAGCCGCCATGCAATGCCCCGACAAAGCAGTGCTCATCGTCGATGCAGGCACATGCGTCACCTACGATCTACTCACCGCCGACGGTACGTTTGCCGGCGGAAACATAGCACCGGGCATCCGATTGAGATTACGGGCCATGCACGAACACACGGGAAAACTCCCCCTCATCGACGATGCAGGAGAGACACCCGAAATAGGATTCAGCACCGAAACCGCCATGCGGGCAGGAGCTGTGCTCGGCGTCGCTTATGAAATAGAAGGATATATAGCCCGGTTAAACAAGGTTTATCCCGACCTTTTCGTTTTTTTAACAGGGGGAGATGCCTTAAAATTGGCTGCAAAAATAAAAAGTCGCATCTTTGTGGACGAAAACTTGGTACTAACCGGCTTAAACAGAATCTTACAAGAAAATGCTAAAATATAA
- a CDS encoding FtsB family cell division protein — translation MKLDKNKVFSFIRNRISVGKLFLAIFIIFIIFIDENSCIQRIKYDAEINDLRKQIAAQNDTTEYYNHRIEELKTDKNIIEQVAREQYLMSKPNEDIYLIENKK, via the coding sequence ATGAAACTGGACAAAAACAAAGTATTCTCATTCATTCGTAACCGGATCTCCGTCGGGAAATTATTTCTTGCCATATTCATTATTTTCATCATCTTCATCGATGAAAACAGCTGTATACAACGCATAAAATACGATGCCGAAATCAACGACCTGCGTAAACAAATAGCGGCACAAAACGATACGACCGAATACTACAACCATAGAATAGAAGAACTGAAAACCGACAAAAATATCATTGAACAAGTCGCGCGCGAACAATATCTTATGAGTAAACCCAACGAAGACATCTATCTCATCGAAAATAAAAAATAA
- a CDS encoding M16 family metallopeptidase, translating to MKIKHLLCFIALCLFFTPGKAQQLSVMTLRNGATVYIWEDKSKPDVFGMIAFKVGSVDDPEQYTGLAHYLEHVMFKGTQTIDALDWEKEKPIYEKIIAKYDERAALSDPAAREAVDKEINDLTREAAQYAAGNEFSLLVDHMGGQGLNASTGYDQTEYHNSFPPSQLEKWLEIYSERLIDPVFRGFQTELEAVYEEYNMYNDDRGSRMREFIYEQAFGDHPYARPIIGLPEHLKNPQLSKLIDFYNTWYGPQNMSIILVGNIDAKEAIPMIRDKFERVPRRAEIHREKKPVRQFKGRTEKSAKIFYYPMLALIYNGVPSNDKEEIALEICCQLLSNSQKTGILDKLQLDGDIMSVGASQNAMRDAGILMINAIPSFDANQNRWDSHKSVEKIVLSSLRQLQNGEFDEATLEAIKQNLIREYDLQMESNEMKAYILASLFNTGADPSDIVNFKEKVKAVTIDEVKAVAKKYFNDNYLALNIQEAKNLDSKGQKLKKPDYKPIETKKGAKSEYAKWVESIPVNMPEVKYCDFNSIQQKQINTRSKLFYNLNPENDVFTMTLKYGIGTKKMPKLEYAVALMNNAGMLPDIEPLAFKRAMGELNANCTYAVDDNYMYVMMSGYEKDLVKACQLLSKQILFPKLDDKQLQSLIGSAFGSRQMEKSSIGTLESALTSYVLYKDSSDYLQRIPTRDLIDLSITDLTTQFQAATNYECEIYYVGTAPFDDVYQVLSQNLPLKAQEMPSTSPELRPRQQYTENTIFFLPNSKATQSKIYFFIEGKPFDVKDDIFIEAFSSYFGAGFGSLVVDEIREKRAMAYTSYGIVGTPSVAGRNTLFQGFVGTQGDKTLDAIEIYMNLLKDMPSTPERFDVVKTNIKESILSAKPGFRSASAVYEAWKRMGYTQDPAIDKMKKIETLKFEDIIDFYNENIKGKPVVIAIVGNPKDFDTKALEKYGKVVKVSESKLFSDSF from the coding sequence ATGAAAATCAAACATCTATTGTGCTTTATCGCGCTATGTCTGTTTTTTACTCCGGGTAAAGCCCAACAACTTAGCGTAATGACTCTACGTAATGGAGCAACGGTTTACATTTGGGAAGACAAAAGTAAACCCGATGTATTCGGTATGATCGCTTTCAAAGTAGGCTCGGTCGACGATCCCGAACAATACACCGGACTGGCTCATTACTTGGAGCATGTCATGTTCAAAGGGACCCAAACCATCGATGCACTGGATTGGGAAAAAGAGAAACCCATCTATGAAAAAATTATCGCCAAGTATGACGAACGAGCAGCATTAAGCGACCCCGCTGCCCGCGAAGCCGTAGACAAGGAAATTAACGACCTGACCCGTGAAGCAGCCCAATATGCCGCAGGAAATGAATTTTCCCTTTTGGTAGACCACATGGGAGGACAAGGACTAAACGCCAGCACAGGCTACGACCAAACGGAATACCACAATTCTTTCCCGCCTTCGCAACTCGAAAAATGGCTCGAAATCTATTCCGAACGTCTTATAGACCCCGTATTCCGGGGCTTCCAGACCGAATTGGAAGCCGTATACGAAGAGTACAACATGTATAACGACGACCGCGGATCGAGAATGAGAGAGTTCATCTATGAACAAGCATTCGGAGATCACCCGTACGCCCGTCCCATTATCGGTCTCCCCGAACACTTGAAAAATCCCCAGTTGAGTAAACTGATCGATTTCTATAATACATGGTATGGTCCTCAGAATATGTCTATCATTCTGGTAGGTAACATCGACGCCAAAGAGGCAATACCGATGATTCGCGATAAATTCGAAAGAGTTCCCCGCCGAGCCGAGATACATCGGGAAAAGAAACCCGTCCGCCAATTCAAAGGTCGCACGGAAAAGAGCGCGAAAATTTTCTATTATCCTATGCTGGCCCTCATTTATAACGGAGTTCCTTCGAACGACAAAGAAGAAATCGCATTGGAAATCTGTTGCCAACTTCTCTCCAATTCACAAAAAACCGGTATCCTCGACAAACTGCAACTCGACGGCGACATCATGAGCGTAGGCGCATCTCAAAATGCCATGCGAGATGCAGGGATTCTCATGATCAATGCCATTCCCTCTTTCGATGCGAACCAAAATCGTTGGGACAGTCACAAATCGGTAGAAAAAATCGTATTATCCTCTTTGCGCCAACTGCAAAACGGGGAGTTCGACGAAGCGACCCTCGAAGCTATCAAACAAAACCTGATACGCGAATACGACCTGCAAATGGAATCGAACGAAATGAAGGCTTATATCTTAGCCTCTCTTTTCAATACGGGAGCCGATCCGTCGGACATCGTCAACTTCAAAGAAAAAGTCAAAGCCGTCACCATCGACGAGGTGAAAGCCGTAGCAAAAAAATACTTTAACGACAATTACCTCGCTTTGAATATTCAAGAAGCGAAAAACCTCGACAGCAAAGGACAAAAACTAAAAAAGCCCGATTACAAACCCATCGAGACGAAAAAAGGAGCCAAATCGGAATATGCTAAATGGGTAGAAAGTATACCGGTCAACATGCCCGAAGTAAAATACTGCGACTTCAACTCTATCCAACAAAAGCAAATCAACACACGCAGCAAACTGTTCTACAATCTCAACCCCGAGAACGACGTATTCACGATGACTTTGAAATACGGCATCGGAACGAAAAAGATGCCTAAACTCGAATATGCCGTCGCCCTGATGAACAACGCAGGTATGCTGCCCGATATCGAACCGTTGGCATTCAAACGGGCTATGGGCGAATTAAATGCAAATTGCACATACGCTGTGGACGACAACTACATGTATGTCATGATGAGCGGATACGAAAAAGATTTGGTAAAAGCCTGCCAGCTTCTTTCCAAACAAATCCTTTTCCCCAAACTCGACGACAAGCAGTTGCAAAGCCTCATCGGTAGCGCGTTCGGCTCTCGCCAGATGGAAAAAAGCAGTATCGGGACATTGGAAAGTGCCCTCACGTCATATGTATTATACAAGGATAGTTCAGACTACCTGCAACGCATCCCCACTCGTGATTTAATAGACCTTTCTATTACAGATCTGACGACTCAATTCCAAGCCGCCACGAATTACGAATGTGAAATCTATTACGTAGGTACGGCGCCATTCGACGACGTATATCAAGTATTGAGCCAAAACTTGCCGTTGAAAGCGCAAGAAATGCCCTCTACCTCTCCCGAATTACGTCCTCGACAACAATATACCGAAAATACGATTTTCTTCCTGCCCAACAGCAAAGCGACTCAAAGTAAAATATACTTCTTTATAGAAGGAAAACCATTCGATGTAAAAGACGATATATTCATCGAAGCCTTTTCAAGCTACTTTGGAGCCGGATTCGGAAGCCTCGTCGTAGATGAAATTCGCGAAAAACGAGCCATGGCATATACCTCCTACGGTATCGTGGGAACTCCCTCCGTTGCCGGTCGAAACACGCTATTTCAAGGATTTGTCGGCACTCAGGGAGACAAAACGCTCGACGCTATCGAAATTTACATGAATTTGTTGAAAGATATGCCGTCCACACCCGAACGTTTCGACGTAGTAAAAACCAATATCAAAGAATCTATCCTCAGTGCGAAACCGGGATTCCGTTCTGCAAGTGCCGTATATGAGGCATGGAAACGAATGGGCTATACACAAGATCCGGCCATCGACAAAATGAAAAAGATCGAAACGCTCAAATTCGAGGACATCATCGATTTCTACAACGAGAACATCAAGGGAAAACCGGTTGTTATCGCCATCGTAGGAAATCCGAAAGATTTCGATACTAAGGCTCTTGAAAAATACGGAAAAGTAGTCAAAGTTTCCGAGTCAAAACTATTCTCCGATAGCTTCTGA
- a CDS encoding RagB/SusD family nutrient uptake outer membrane protein, giving the protein MKKIILSIAVLALALSSCEDFLTKEPPMDQSDELALSTFEGIDGATAGNYRAVISWYGASFPLTFDVMCGNGMVGPVNTGRMRMEPAWNYTSTSTMGLWSSAYSAILGCNKALTAINEGKFSRDGVSDEQINNIKAENLFLRALAYFDLVRVYAQPYGYIKANGITGVEAMGVPIVLKDDLSARPSRNTVAEVYENLIIPDLVEAERLMSDSYVRAGVKDVVATVTKPVIQALMARVYLHHEDWQLAADYATKVIKNGRFRLLSGDRFVSMWDGSVDVAPQSGSEIIFEVYVSQSDGSRSDLGDYLTAPEVAGGAGYGDVRVSNDLIDLYDATDVRLTGLTKTNSRYPGYRWSTKYPGKGGLLAYNNVPVLRISEMYLIRSEAISRGATVSGVTAIDDLNRVATNRNAEAYATVTLDNLFEESRKEFLFEGHIFFDMKRLQKSLVRTDYDLDPLTKNIDFPSYRWALPIPENDILNNKNMDQNPGYQSK; this is encoded by the coding sequence ATGAAAAAAATAATTTTATCGATAGCAGTTTTAGCGTTGGCTCTTTCTTCCTGCGAGGACTTCCTGACGAAGGAGCCGCCTATGGATCAGTCAGACGAATTGGCTCTGTCGACCTTTGAAGGGATCGACGGAGCGACGGCGGGTAACTATCGGGCAGTCATCTCGTGGTATGGGGCATCGTTCCCGTTGACATTCGATGTGATGTGCGGCAACGGTATGGTAGGCCCGGTCAATACAGGACGTATGCGTATGGAACCGGCATGGAACTATACTTCGACCAGCACGATGGGCCTTTGGTCGAGCGCATATAGCGCGATACTGGGCTGTAATAAAGCACTCACGGCGATTAACGAAGGAAAATTCTCGCGCGACGGGGTAAGCGACGAGCAAATCAACAACATCAAAGCCGAGAATTTGTTCTTGCGTGCTTTGGCTTACTTCGATTTGGTACGAGTTTACGCCCAACCCTACGGTTATATCAAGGCAAACGGTATTACCGGAGTAGAAGCGATGGGTGTGCCCATCGTGTTGAAGGACGACCTCTCGGCCCGTCCCTCCCGTAACACGGTAGCGGAAGTGTATGAAAACCTCATTATACCCGACTTGGTGGAAGCCGAACGCCTGATGAGCGACAGCTATGTGCGCGCCGGGGTGAAAGATGTCGTGGCCACGGTGACGAAACCGGTTATCCAAGCCTTGATGGCACGGGTGTATCTGCACCACGAAGATTGGCAGTTGGCCGCCGATTATGCGACGAAAGTGATCAAGAACGGGCGTTTTCGTCTGCTTTCGGGCGACCGCTTCGTATCGATGTGGGACGGCTCGGTAGACGTAGCCCCCCAATCGGGCAGCGAAATCATATTTGAAGTTTACGTATCCCAGAGCGACGGCAGCCGCAGTGACCTCGGAGACTATTTGACAGCACCCGAAGTTGCAGGCGGAGCCGGTTACGGCGACGTTCGTGTGTCGAACGACCTTATCGATTTGTATGACGCAACCGATGTGCGCCTGACCGGATTGACGAAAACCAACAGCAGATATCCGGGCTACCGCTGGTCGACCAAGTATCCCGGCAAAGGCGGCCTGCTGGCCTACAATAACGTGCCGGTGTTGCGTATCTCGGAAATGTATCTGATACGTTCGGAGGCTATTTCCCGTGGAGCCACGGTATCGGGCGTAACCGCTATCGACGATTTGAACCGCGTAGCCACGAACCGTAATGCCGAGGCTTACGCCACGGTGACGCTCGATAACCTGTTCGAGGAAAGCCGCAAGGAGTTCTTGTTCGAGGGCCATATATTCTTCGATATGAAACGATTGCAGAAGTCGTTGGTTCGGACCGATTACGACTTGGATCCGCTCACGAAAAATATCGATTTCCCGAGCTATCGTTGGGCATTGCCAATTCCCGAGAACGATATTTTGAATAACAAAAACATGGATCAGAATCCCGGTTATCAAAGCAAATAA
- a CDS encoding SusC/RagA family TonB-linked outer membrane protein: MRKLTLLLCALLAGISLAVAQTSISGTVLSAENDEPVIGASILVKGANASTITDTDGKFTIKIPAGASRTLVISYIGMEKQEVFARNGMVVKLNSADHTLDDVVVVGYQTIRKEAKTGSIATVDGDDLASIPETSVDKMLSGKMAGVSVSSSNGQPGSVATIRVRGTSSIGAGNNPLYVVDGIPVESGDVGGLSNSMNAIALINPSDIASVTVLKDAAAASIYGSRAANGVILITTKSGESGKSKITARARYGVSTLANDNDFGMANLEEYVQYQRDARINAGYNPDDPSSEYYFPQAMAGRRATNWMKELTRNGSLQEYELIASGGAGKTTYYTSLSYNKTNGIVPTVGFEKMQIRANLDTELNKWLKMGTRLHGGYMKVSDVQNSLLGDSGLAPTNPFYSGMALAPTMNAYNEDGSYNFDLPFVFNVNPIAAIREQDKYDKQYKFNGTVYLEWKPIKQLTFRTNNSIEYATTTSRAYSPAFVNTASYGASLNTAESQYRILTTSNTIAYDDLFNDDHSVNVLIGQEANAYESSFLQGISYHVNQQRPYHSVGVSVEDQRVGDGLTEAAMVSFFGVAEYNYKGRYYVKGSIRTDGSSKFGPDRCWGTFWAASASWNIHNEDFMQDIKSVLNQLKLRYSYGVNGNDNIASYAHYGLYSDVVYNGITGQLPSQLQNRKLTWETNKTHNIGIDFRLFDRLNGSIDWYTRRTEDMLIASPLPYTTGFASQAQNVGKIRNSGVEVQLDAEIFNTNDFKWTAGVNFAANRSKVLELAPGQDFIGTTLRYVKGEQLYTYWLYDYAGVNPQNGNALWRNEEGLLTENYGEARRINAGSPEPLWTGGFNTELSWRGISLGIQLEARYGNKVLNQDRSLFEADGSYGDSNIWKGAMNYWKKPGDTNVLPKPVYNNSSNSSAISTRYLEDGSYLRIKDITLAYSLPSKWTKKALMSGVRIYASALNLYTFHNMNYWDPEHGTSGATIISYPMTRSMIVGVDITF, translated from the coding sequence ATGAGAAAATTAACATTGTTATTGTGCGCTCTGTTGGCTGGCATTTCGTTAGCGGTGGCTCAAACGAGTATCTCCGGTACGGTGTTGTCGGCAGAGAATGACGAGCCGGTTATCGGTGCGTCTATCTTGGTGAAGGGCGCGAATGCTTCTACTATTACCGACACGGACGGTAAGTTTACAATCAAGATCCCTGCCGGGGCATCGAGAACTTTGGTTATTTCCTACATCGGTATGGAAAAACAGGAGGTTTTTGCGCGTAATGGTATGGTCGTTAAATTGAATTCTGCCGATCATACTCTCGACGATGTCGTGGTGGTAGGTTACCAGACGATACGGAAGGAGGCCAAAACCGGTTCTATCGCGACGGTCGATGGTGATGATCTGGCTTCTATCCCCGAGACTTCGGTGGACAAGATGCTTTCCGGTAAAATGGCCGGTGTGTCGGTTTCGTCGAGCAACGGGCAACCGGGATCTGTGGCTACGATTCGGGTGCGCGGAACCAGTTCTATCGGCGCCGGTAACAACCCTTTGTATGTGGTCGACGGTATTCCCGTGGAAAGCGGTGATGTAGGCGGACTTTCCAATAGTATGAACGCGATTGCCTTGATCAACCCCAGCGATATAGCTTCGGTGACGGTGTTGAAGGATGCCGCTGCCGCTTCTATCTATGGTTCGCGTGCTGCCAACGGTGTGATTTTGATTACCACCAAATCGGGAGAATCGGGGAAATCCAAGATTACCGCCCGTGCCCGCTACGGTGTGTCCACGCTTGCCAATGACAATGACTTCGGCATGGCCAACCTCGAAGAGTATGTGCAATATCAACGCGATGCCCGTATCAATGCCGGGTATAATCCCGATGATCCCTCGTCGGAGTATTATTTTCCGCAGGCTATGGCCGGCAGACGCGCGACCAACTGGATGAAAGAGTTGACGCGTAACGGCAGCTTGCAAGAGTATGAGCTGATCGCTTCGGGCGGTGCGGGCAAGACTACTTACTATACTTCATTGTCTTATAATAAAACGAACGGTATCGTGCCGACCGTAGGTTTCGAGAAGATGCAGATTCGCGCGAACCTCGATACCGAGTTGAACAAATGGTTGAAAATGGGAACTCGTCTGCATGGCGGTTATATGAAGGTTTCCGATGTGCAAAATAGTTTGTTGGGCGATAGCGGTTTGGCTCCTACGAACCCCTTCTATTCGGGTATGGCTTTGGCTCCGACCATGAACGCTTACAACGAGGACGGAAGCTACAACTTCGATTTGCCTTTCGTGTTCAACGTGAACCCGATCGCCGCTATTCGCGAACAAGACAAATACGACAAGCAGTATAAATTCAACGGAACCGTTTATTTGGAATGGAAACCGATCAAGCAACTGACGTTCCGTACCAACAACTCTATCGAGTATGCCACGACTACCAGCCGCGCTTACAGTCCGGCTTTCGTGAACACTGCCTCTTACGGAGCTTCTTTGAACACGGCCGAGAGCCAATATCGCATATTGACTACTTCGAATACGATCGCTTATGACGACCTGTTCAACGACGACCATTCGGTGAATGTGTTGATCGGTCAGGAAGCCAATGCATATGAGTCTTCTTTCTTGCAAGGTATATCTTATCATGTGAACCAGCAACGTCCCTACCACTCTGTGGGTGTCTCGGTAGAAGACCAACGAGTGGGTGACGGTCTTACCGAAGCGGCGATGGTTTCTTTCTTCGGTGTAGCCGAATACAATTACAAAGGCCGTTATTATGTAAAAGGTTCTATTCGTACGGACGGTAGCTCTAAGTTCGGTCCCGACAGATGTTGGGGTACTTTCTGGGCTGCCAGCGCTTCGTGGAATATTCACAACGAAGATTTCATGCAGGATATCAAATCGGTACTTAATCAATTGAAATTGCGTTACAGCTATGGTGTGAACGGTAACGACAATATTGCATCCTACGCTCACTACGGTCTGTACTCCGATGTCGTGTACAACGGTATTACCGGTCAGTTGCCTTCTCAGTTGCAGAACCGCAAATTGACTTGGGAGACCAACAAGACTCACAATATCGGTATCGACTTCCGTCTGTTCGACCGTTTGAACGGTTCTATCGACTGGTATACCCGTCGTACCGAGGATATGTTGATCGCGTCTCCTCTGCCCTATACGACCGGTTTTGCTTCGCAGGCCCAGAACGTGGGTAAGATTCGCAACAGCGGTGTGGAGGTTCAGTTGGATGCCGAGATTTTCAATACCAACGACTTCAAATGGACGGCCGGCGTGAACTTTGCGGCCAACCGTTCGAAAGTGCTCGAACTTGCTCCGGGTCAGGATTTTATAGGAACGACTTTGCGTTATGTCAAGGGCGAACAGCTTTATACCTATTGGTTGTATGACTATGCGGGGGTGAATCCTCAGAACGGTAACGCGTTGTGGCGTAACGAAGAGGGGCTGTTGACCGAGAATTACGGAGAGGCTCGTCGTATCAATGCCGGTTCTCCCGAACCTCTGTGGACGGGCGGTTTCAATACCGAGCTTTCTTGGAGAGGCATATCGCTGGGCATTCAGCTCGAAGCCCGCTATGGTAACAAGGTGTTGAACCAAGACCGTTCGTTGTTCGAAGCAGACGGCTCTTACGGCGATTCGAACATTTGGAAAGGCGCCATGAATTATTGGAAGAAACCGGGCGACACCAATGTATTGCCGAAACCGGTTTACAACAATTCGAGCAACAGCTCTGCTATTTCTACCCGTTATCTCGAAGATGGCAGCTACTTGCGTATCAAGGATATTACGCTGGCATACAGCTTGCCTTCGAAATGGACCAAAAAGGCATTGATGAGCGGTGTTCGCATCTATGCCAGCGCATTGAACCTCTATACGTTCCACAACATGAACTACTGGGATCCCGAACACGGAACCTCGGGTGCTACCATCATCAGTTACCCGATGACCCGTTCGATGATCGTGGGTGTGGATATTACTTTCTAA
- a CDS encoding BlaI/MecI/CopY family transcriptional regulator: MEKLTHQEEEIMLVIWKKKRGIIKDFLEQLPEPQPPYTTVASIVKNLEKKGFLSSEKIGNTYLYIPRITQTEYKKKFLSGIVKSYFSNSYKEMVTFFAHEQKLSEEDLRQIIEMIERGKS, translated from the coding sequence ATGGAAAAACTGACACATCAAGAAGAAGAAATAATGCTCGTCATCTGGAAAAAGAAAAGAGGCATTATCAAAGATTTCCTAGAACAGCTGCCCGAACCGCAACCGCCCTACACGACAGTCGCTTCGATTGTCAAAAATTTGGAGAAAAAAGGATTTCTGTCGAGCGAGAAAATAGGCAATACCTATTTATATATTCCACGAATAACCCAAACCGAGTATAAGAAAAAATTCTTATCGGGAATCGTAAAAAGCTATTTTTCAAATTCCTATAAAGAAATGGTCACATTCTTCGCCCACGAACAAAAACTCTCGGAAGAAGATTTGCGACAAATCATCGAAATGATCGAACGAGGTAAAAGCTAA